A stretch of Gemmatimonas aurantiaca T-27 DNA encodes these proteins:
- a CDS encoding ABC transporter ATP-binding protein, giving the protein MSSLAISISGVSKRYEHHVAVRTLSLSVPRGTVYGLLGPNGAGKTTTIRMILNIIAPDTGSISVLGAASHDPSIVDRIGYLPEERGLYRKMQVRRVLRFLGELKGLSGRDLDRRIDAWLERLSLKGGGADWGTSKVDELSRGMQQKVQFIGALLHDPELVILDEPFSGLDPINAQALKDTVVDLRKQGRTVIFSTHLMDNAERLCDAVCIIAAGEKVLDGTISEVRDAHGGRFVALAFDGAPSPATEAILGDPAWVLRRDDSNRYLELELPEHVAPSALLTALVQSGASIERFEHVRPSLHRIFLEKVGATHVEAGMSGHG; this is encoded by the coding sequence ATGTCTTCATTGGCTATCTCGATATCCGGTGTGTCGAAGCGCTACGAGCACCACGTGGCCGTGCGCACGTTGTCGCTCAGTGTTCCGCGCGGCACGGTCTATGGTCTGCTCGGCCCCAATGGTGCCGGCAAGACCACCACCATCCGGATGATCCTCAACATCATCGCGCCGGACACCGGCAGCATCTCGGTACTCGGCGCGGCAAGTCACGACCCCTCGATCGTGGACCGCATCGGGTACCTGCCCGAGGAACGCGGTCTGTACCGCAAGATGCAGGTCCGACGCGTGCTGCGATTCCTGGGAGAGCTCAAGGGGCTCTCGGGGCGTGACCTCGATCGGCGTATCGACGCCTGGCTGGAACGTCTGTCACTCAAGGGCGGCGGTGCCGACTGGGGCACCAGCAAGGTGGATGAACTGTCGCGCGGCATGCAGCAGAAAGTGCAGTTCATCGGCGCCCTGCTGCACGACCCGGAACTCGTGATTCTCGACGAGCCGTTCAGCGGCCTCGATCCCATCAATGCGCAGGCACTCAAGGACACCGTGGTCGATCTGCGCAAGCAGGGACGCACCGTCATCTTCAGCACACACCTGATGGACAACGCCGAACGTCTCTGTGATGCCGTGTGCATCATTGCCGCCGGCGAGAAGGTGTTGGACGGCACCATCAGCGAGGTGCGTGATGCGCATGGTGGGCGCTTCGTGGCGCTGGCATTCGACGGCGCGCCGTCCCCGGCGACGGAAGCCATTCTCGGGGATCCGGCGTGGGTGCTCCGCCGCGATGACTCGAATCGGTACCTCGAACTCGAACTACCGGAGCATGTGGCCCCATCGGCGTTGCTGACCGCCTTGGTGCAATCGGGCGCGAGCATCGAACGGTTCGAGCATGTACGTCCTTCATTGCACCGGATCTTCCTGGAGAAGGTCGGGGCGACCCACGTCGAAGCGGGGATGAGTGGCCATGGTTGA
- a CDS encoding NAD(P)/FAD-dependent oxidoreductase, whose product MTPSRRDLLKSLGAMAFAPTLAPALVGLSRKGHVIAGEFIADGSRAGHAVRDGSLRQGARGARRELRTSVAIVGGGMGGLSAAWQLDAQGMTDWLLLEMDAHTGGNARAAGPDGVPLVDAARIRAPWGAHYVPVPDADAVHVRRLFRELGVLSATGEWDERTLCHTPQERLWQHGRWHEGLEPMDAINAADRAQFARFDARIDELRATRMFRVPSATGHETRRRAIAAGGAAARTARAVEELDTLTADAWMRREGFTAPALRWWVEYGTRDDFGASLQQASAWAAVHYFAARESEEHGPLTWPEGNDFIAQALTRRLMARTSRDGGPRIHTGAVAWQIAREGQRWVVDTPQARIVADAVIWAAPMFVLPRVFPAVELPNVLEYAPWVVANVVLHRMPDERGAPLAWDNVIYGSPSLGYVNAGHQLLGRPTLPAVWTWYHAVVDRPAAEARQWLLQRPWTEWRDQIVQDLTRAHPDIADCITRIDVMRWGHAMARPMPGLLHRLLRLRDWQPAPGMFVAHADLSGMSLFEEAQWHGVTAAMRAIALVGKSGSGRASAAREDQEETG is encoded by the coding sequence GTGACACCCAGTCGACGCGATCTGCTCAAGTCATTGGGCGCGATGGCCTTTGCGCCCACGCTGGCGCCGGCGTTGGTGGGGCTTTCGCGGAAAGGACATGTCATCGCCGGCGAGTTCATCGCCGATGGCAGCAGGGCGGGGCACGCCGTGCGTGACGGCAGCCTGCGTCAGGGTGCCCGCGGGGCACGGCGCGAACTGCGCACATCGGTTGCCATCGTTGGTGGGGGCATGGGTGGACTGTCGGCGGCGTGGCAACTCGACGCGCAGGGCATGACCGATTGGCTGCTTCTCGAAATGGACGCCCACACCGGCGGCAATGCCCGCGCTGCCGGACCCGACGGGGTGCCGCTCGTCGATGCCGCGCGCATTCGTGCGCCATGGGGCGCACACTATGTGCCCGTACCCGATGCGGATGCGGTGCACGTACGACGGCTGTTTCGTGAACTGGGGGTGCTCAGTGCCACCGGCGAATGGGATGAGCGTACGCTCTGCCACACGCCGCAGGAGCGTCTGTGGCAGCACGGCCGGTGGCATGAAGGGCTGGAGCCCATGGATGCCATCAATGCAGCGGATCGTGCGCAGTTTGCACGGTTCGATGCCCGCATCGACGAACTGCGCGCCACGCGCATGTTTCGTGTGCCCAGCGCCACGGGACACGAGACCAGACGACGGGCCATCGCGGCCGGAGGTGCAGCGGCCCGAACGGCGCGCGCCGTCGAGGAGCTCGACACCCTCACCGCCGACGCGTGGATGCGTCGTGAAGGATTCACCGCGCCTGCGCTGCGATGGTGGGTGGAGTACGGCACGCGCGACGACTTCGGGGCGTCATTGCAGCAGGCGAGCGCCTGGGCTGCCGTACACTATTTCGCAGCCCGCGAGAGTGAAGAACATGGCCCGCTGACCTGGCCCGAAGGCAACGACTTCATTGCCCAGGCGCTCACCAGGCGTCTGATGGCGCGTACATCCCGCGATGGAGGGCCACGCATTCACACGGGTGCTGTGGCCTGGCAGATCGCACGCGAAGGCCAACGCTGGGTGGTGGACACACCACAGGCGCGCATCGTGGCCGATGCGGTCATCTGGGCCGCGCCGATGTTCGTGTTGCCACGCGTGTTTCCGGCCGTCGAGTTGCCCAATGTGCTCGAATACGCGCCGTGGGTGGTGGCCAACGTGGTGCTGCACCGCATGCCGGACGAACGCGGTGCGCCCTTGGCGTGGGACAATGTCATCTATGGCAGTCCTTCACTGGGCTACGTGAACGCGGGCCATCAACTGCTCGGTCGCCCCACCCTGCCGGCCGTGTGGACATGGTATCATGCGGTGGTTGATCGGCCTGCCGCTGAGGCCCGGCAATGGTTGCTGCAACGACCGTGGACCGAGTGGCGCGACCAGATCGTGCAGGATCTCACACGCGCCCATCCGGATATCGCCGACTGCATCACGCGCATCGACGTCATGCGATGGGGTCACGCCATGGCCCGTCCCATGCCGGGGCTCCTGCACCGGCTCCTGCGTCTGCGTGACTGGCAGCCGGCCCCGGGAATGTTCGTGGCCCATGCCGATCTCAGTGGCATGAGTTTGTTTGAAGAGGCGCAGTGGCACGGGGTGACTGCGGCCATGCGTGCGATTGCACTCGTTGGAAAGAGTGGCAGCGGCCGCGCATCGGCTGCACGCGAAGACCAGGAGGAGACGGGATGA
- a CDS encoding serine/threonine-protein kinase: MNTDAMQWPEPAPSLARAVAAEFRLLSEIGRGGMGVVYLAEDTRLLRRVAIKTLLPHMASDAQVRERFVRESRTAAGLSHPGIVPIFSAADQHGVVYFIMGYVHGESLADRLARSGPLPAREALLVTRQVADALAFAHAAGVVHRDIKAENVLIDQSGRAVITDFGIARMGDAQPLTATGTVLGSVFYMSPEQVTAEALDGRSDLYALGVLLYHLLTGRFPYERSQASAVLVAHVTSPVPSLRDVLPDASSALDALVQRLLAKSPDQRTPSAGALLEQIDDVLHDRTPANLAVLAPRVPAAGVVASDRTAVAAVVVPPAVVPASRTTPTPSDAALSSAEAHQVWERAAALQAHTGVIVPPPEFLLRTPADGEPLTRGYDVVVVKEAALEAGIDAKYVERALLERADAHSLALADREAVTLQVGESQQRPPSIWMGAHNKLEFEATLDGEVPLDYFEEMVDEARRAVGEMVNVSVVGRTLTITTGGTRQRQGNVARELQIQVAVRNGRTIIRAFEDLSPTWGGLFGGVGFGAGLGLSPLVFGLTLKFAHDPVMAAVGAVTAFLSAHGLARAIFVHTSRKREQTLRDLVQRLARQARAELAQQKKLRP; encoded by the coding sequence ATGAACACGGATGCGATGCAATGGCCGGAACCGGCGCCTTCACTGGCCCGGGCGGTGGCTGCCGAATTCCGCCTGCTCAGCGAGATCGGGCGGGGCGGCATGGGGGTGGTGTATCTGGCCGAGGATACGCGCCTGCTGCGCCGTGTGGCGATCAAGACCCTGCTGCCGCACATGGCCAGCGACGCCCAGGTGCGCGAGCGCTTCGTTCGCGAATCCCGCACAGCGGCCGGTCTGTCGCACCCGGGCATCGTGCCGATCTTTTCGGCGGCCGACCAGCATGGCGTGGTGTACTTCATCATGGGCTATGTGCATGGTGAGTCGCTGGCCGACCGTCTCGCACGCAGCGGCCCTCTGCCGGCCCGCGAAGCATTGCTCGTGACGCGTCAGGTCGCGGATGCATTGGCGTTTGCGCATGCGGCGGGTGTGGTGCACCGCGATATCAAAGCCGAGAACGTGCTCATCGATCAGTCGGGGCGCGCGGTCATCACCGATTTCGGCATTGCGCGCATGGGTGATGCACAGCCGCTGACGGCGACCGGTACGGTGTTGGGATCCGTGTTCTACATGAGCCCCGAGCAGGTCACCGCCGAAGCGCTCGATGGACGCAGTGACCTGTATGCATTGGGGGTGTTGCTCTACCACCTGCTCACGGGGCGCTTCCCCTACGAACGGTCGCAAGCCTCCGCGGTGCTGGTGGCTCACGTGACGAGTCCGGTGCCCAGCTTGCGCGATGTGCTGCCGGATGCCTCGTCGGCGCTCGATGCGCTGGTGCAACGCCTGCTGGCCAAGTCTCCGGACCAGCGTACGCCCTCGGCTGGCGCTCTGCTCGAGCAGATCGACGACGTGCTGCACGACCGCACGCCAGCGAACCTGGCGGTGCTCGCGCCACGTGTACCCGCGGCCGGAGTGGTGGCGTCCGATAGGACCGCGGTTGCGGCAGTCGTGGTTCCGCCAGCCGTGGTTCCGGCATCACGTACAACACCCACGCCTTCCGACGCAGCGCTCAGCTCCGCGGAGGCCCACCAGGTGTGGGAGCGCGCGGCTGCGCTGCAGGCACACACCGGTGTGATCGTGCCGCCGCCCGAATTTCTGCTACGCACACCCGCCGATGGGGAACCACTCACCCGTGGTTATGACGTAGTGGTGGTGAAGGAGGCTGCTCTCGAAGCGGGCATCGATGCGAAGTACGTCGAGCGGGCGCTGTTGGAGCGGGCGGACGCACATTCGCTGGCGCTGGCCGATCGCGAAGCGGTGACGTTGCAGGTGGGAGAGTCGCAACAGCGCCCCCCGAGCATCTGGATGGGAGCGCACAACAAGCTCGAATTCGAGGCCACACTCGATGGCGAGGTGCCGCTCGACTACTTCGAGGAGATGGTCGACGAGGCGCGGCGTGCTGTCGGGGAGATGGTCAACGTGTCGGTCGTGGGCCGCACACTCACCATCACCACTGGTGGCACACGCCAGCGACAGGGCAACGTGGCGCGGGAGCTCCAGATTCAGGTGGCCGTTCGGAATGGACGGACGATCATTCGCGCGTTCGAGGATCTCTCGCCGACTTGGGGCGGGTTGTTCGGCGGCGTCGGTTTCGGTGCAGGGCTCGGACTCAGTCCGTTGGTCTTCGGGCTCACCCTCAAGTTCGCGCACGACCCGGTCATGGCCGCCGTCGGTGCGGTCACCGCGTTTCTATCGGCGCATGGATTGGCGCGTGCGATTTTTGTGCACACCTCCCGCAAGCGCGAGCAAACACTCCGGGACCTCGTTCAGCGCCTCGCACGCCAGGCGCGCGCCGAATTGGCACAGCAGAAAAAACTGCGCCCCTGA
- a CDS encoding hybrid sensor histidine kinase/response regulator, giving the protein MRPDWLFPAALEPGKLVRLALAFFVSHAAALALIRYGGPLAPAWPPAGVAVGALLVLPPSHRPLVFVGYVLLDTLSNLIQDYATQVGLMFLVASLTELYLIDQLLRRFTEQPIRFARLREVAVFLVITGVAAFVASVPAGLVARWADGSTVLRGSVVWWIGDMLAYAVVTPLTVLYFNPPRSPSRGWALPRILEASALAAVTVAVTVFALRGTPIVGPLSAQPYMLALPLLLVTLRFGQVGTLWTLLGVAVTGVLLLLDQQPTALAVSTGGDGLTILQAFLGIQALVSLVLSTALREQQETAIEHAQMVEALTASEHRLRQSQKMEAIGQLAGGIAHDFNNVLAAIMMQLEELRLVRELPRIGRELLIDVETAVQRAARLTRQLLVFSRQQAMQPRVLDLNALVRSHVRLLRRVVPSSYSLVVSSSPTPLVVDVDGGMIEQVLMNLVLNARDAQQGGGAIVISTIQRSLPPESPSGLASGHYAVISVRDTGSGIAEDNLPRLFEPFFTTKPTGQGTGLGLATVYGIVQQHGGTVRVETALGSGTTMEVWIPVSAASLPEATSASSEELTVDSGEHQMPGTLLIVEDEPTVRRLLQRVLERDGYKVHVAPSGRDALELWPSVQATVDLVITDLVMPGGVSGTQLASELHRLDPQLPVVFTSGYDPEFDPSDVTMVPGENFVPKPATSEELLSVIRRQLSRRRHES; this is encoded by the coding sequence ATGCGTCCAGATTGGCTGTTCCCCGCGGCGTTGGAACCGGGGAAGCTGGTGCGCCTCGCGCTGGCCTTCTTCGTCTCACATGCGGCGGCATTGGCATTGATCCGCTACGGTGGCCCCCTCGCGCCGGCCTGGCCTCCCGCAGGCGTCGCCGTGGGCGCGTTGCTGGTGCTGCCGCCTTCGCACCGCCCTCTGGTGTTTGTCGGGTATGTCCTGCTCGACACGCTGTCGAACCTGATTCAGGATTACGCGACGCAGGTGGGGCTGATGTTCCTCGTGGCCAGCCTCACCGAACTGTATCTGATCGACCAGTTGCTCCGTCGCTTCACGGAACAGCCGATCCGGTTTGCCCGATTGCGGGAAGTGGCGGTGTTCCTCGTTATCACCGGCGTGGCCGCCTTTGTGGCCAGTGTGCCTGCCGGGCTGGTGGCACGATGGGCCGACGGCAGTACCGTGCTGAGGGGCAGTGTGGTCTGGTGGATCGGCGACATGCTGGCCTATGCCGTCGTCACACCATTGACAGTCTTGTACTTCAATCCACCACGCTCGCCGTCACGCGGCTGGGCACTGCCGCGGATCCTGGAGGCCTCGGCGCTGGCTGCCGTGACGGTGGCCGTGACCGTGTTCGCGCTGCGCGGTACGCCGATTGTCGGACCACTGAGCGCACAGCCCTACATGTTGGCGCTGCCGCTGTTGCTGGTGACCTTGCGCTTCGGGCAGGTGGGCACGCTCTGGACATTGCTGGGGGTGGCCGTGACCGGTGTGTTGTTGCTGCTCGATCAGCAACCCACGGCACTGGCCGTGTCCACCGGTGGGGATGGGCTCACGATCCTGCAGGCCTTCCTCGGTATCCAGGCGCTGGTGTCACTCGTGCTGTCCACCGCCCTGCGGGAGCAGCAGGAGACGGCCATTGAACATGCGCAGATGGTGGAAGCACTGACGGCCAGCGAGCACCGATTGCGGCAAAGCCAGAAGATGGAAGCCATCGGTCAACTGGCGGGTGGCATCGCGCACGATTTCAACAACGTGCTGGCCGCCATCATGATGCAGCTCGAGGAGCTGCGACTGGTGCGGGAACTGCCGCGTATCGGCCGGGAACTGCTCATCGACGTGGAAACGGCCGTGCAGCGGGCGGCGCGCCTGACTCGGCAGTTGCTGGTGTTCAGTCGCCAACAAGCCATGCAGCCGCGGGTGCTCGATCTGAATGCGCTGGTGCGCAGTCATGTGCGCCTGCTGCGGCGGGTGGTGCCGAGTTCCTACTCACTGGTGGTTTCGTCGTCGCCGACGCCGCTGGTGGTGGATGTGGACGGCGGCATGATCGAGCAGGTCTTGATGAACCTCGTGCTCAATGCCCGTGATGCGCAGCAGGGCGGCGGGGCCATTGTCATCAGCACCATCCAGCGCAGTCTGCCGCCGGAGTCGCCGAGTGGGCTGGCCAGCGGTCACTATGCGGTGATCAGTGTGCGCGACACGGGCAGCGGCATCGCGGAAGACAACCTGCCACGTCTGTTCGAGCCGTTCTTCACGACCAAGCCCACAGGGCAGGGTACAGGGCTCGGACTGGCGACGGTGTATGGCATTGTCCAGCAACACGGGGGGACGGTACGTGTGGAGACGGCCCTCGGATCGGGCACCACGATGGAGGTGTGGATTCCCGTGAGTGCGGCCTCTCTGCCGGAGGCCACGTCCGCGTCGTCAGAAGAGCTCACGGTGGACTCCGGTGAGCATCAGATGCCGGGCACCCTGCTCATCGTGGAAGACGAGCCCACGGTGCGCCGTCTGCTGCAGCGGGTGCTCGAGCGGGATGGTTACAAGGTGCATGTGGCGCCCAGCGGTCGTGACGCGCTCGAGCTGTGGCCCAGCGTGCAGGCCACCGTGGACCTGGTGATTACCGACCTGGTGATGCCGGGCGGCGTCAGTGGCACGCAATTGGCCAGCGAGCTGCACCGTCTCGATCCGCAACTGCCCGTGGTGTTTACGAGCGGCTACGACCCCGAATTCGACCCCTCCGACGTGACCATGGTGCCGGGTGAAAACTTTGTGCCCAAGCCGGCCACCAGCGAGGAGTTGCTCTCCGTGATCAGGCGCCAACTGTCCCGGCGGCGCCACGAATCGTGA
- a CDS encoding YfbK domain-containing protein codes for MSREEFIMPDERLLPEYTADGHLEEGTVHTWLDGAFDADAAAEVSAHVNGCAACKALVAEARGLLAGSSRILAALDVTPAGVVPAEDAARTAARIAASVPMEKPKQATPKARRMQPWWYSAAAAAVLVVGVGSTVWMRGGKELAERPVADAARDVREPARDEVTRAAAAAGAAEATVATNAPVSDAATADALKANAKVSSIDPNSPVSSTPANPGGAAPVPMAAPMAAPAVPPSIAPAPAPAPASIQAAELRAPALARTAAAAPELASAVRPTRRVTVTGTVTDAVERRPVGDAMIEIFRGNGAALRSAASTKTDATGYFSVTVDSIAVNSIVTIRARYIGYEVAAMSMLSRSDTLRVAFRLKQSVIALSGVVTGMKPTVTGVAEQKADNFNRTRETANASQGAEVTRTAAPAIAPSPAPQTRGVAGGMARSVGMPAPASPRRAASDEARPPRPYPGQPGNREQYDRIEDNPFLGVTGNPLSTFSIDVDRASYGNARRFLQDGQRPPADAVRIEELINYFPYELREPRGNDPVAITTEVTTAPWQPRHQLVRIALQSRRIETASLPPNNLVFLIDVSGSMQSPDKLPLVKQSLRLLVDQMRPQDRVAIVAYAGAAGLVLPSTSGDEKETIIQAIERLEAGGSTAGGAGIELAYRTAREHFMDHGNNRVILASDGDFNVGVSSDGELERLIERKRTEGTYLTILGFGTGNYQDAKMEKLAKRGNGNYGYVDDIAEARKMLVREMGATLLTVANDVKLQVEFNPRRVQAYRLIGYEDRLLRTEDFTDDRKDAGDLGAGHQVTALYEIVPVGVQGTVRLQDTEARRYEPVTGEARSSTATSDELLFVKLRYKRPGESTSRLITHPVPARTVRGSDDMRFASSVAAFGMLLRESPYAGNTSAAQVLEQARAALGEDDGGYRAEFIRLVERYRSINAGGRR; via the coding sequence ATGTCGCGTGAAGAATTCATCATGCCCGACGAACGGTTGCTGCCGGAGTACACGGCGGACGGGCATCTCGAGGAAGGCACGGTGCACACCTGGCTGGACGGCGCGTTCGATGCCGACGCGGCCGCCGAGGTGTCGGCGCACGTGAACGGCTGCGCGGCGTGCAAGGCGCTGGTGGCCGAGGCGCGGGGGTTGTTGGCGGGGAGCTCGCGCATTCTTGCGGCACTCGACGTGACGCCAGCGGGTGTGGTACCGGCAGAAGACGCGGCCCGCACCGCGGCGCGTATTGCGGCATCGGTGCCGATGGAGAAGCCGAAGCAGGCAACCCCCAAGGCCCGTCGCATGCAGCCATGGTGGTATTCCGCGGCTGCAGCGGCGGTGCTGGTGGTGGGTGTGGGCAGCACGGTGTGGATGCGAGGTGGCAAAGAGCTCGCAGAGCGTCCGGTGGCCGACGCGGCGCGGGACGTGCGTGAGCCGGCACGCGATGAAGTGACGCGGGCAGCGGCCGCGGCTGGCGCCGCTGAGGCAACTGTGGCAACCAATGCACCAGTGTCCGATGCAGCGACGGCGGATGCACTGAAGGCCAACGCGAAGGTGAGCAGCATCGATCCGAACTCGCCGGTGTCGTCGACGCCCGCGAATCCGGGCGGCGCAGCACCAGTGCCCATGGCCGCGCCCATGGCGGCTCCGGCGGTGCCGCCTTCGATTGCGCCCGCGCCAGCACCCGCTCCAGCGTCCATTCAAGCAGCGGAGCTTCGTGCGCCGGCGTTGGCGCGTACGGCGGCCGCAGCGCCGGAACTCGCATCGGCGGTTCGTCCGACGCGGCGCGTGACGGTCACAGGCACGGTGACAGACGCCGTCGAGCGGCGCCCGGTCGGGGATGCGATGATCGAAATCTTCCGAGGCAACGGAGCGGCACTGCGTTCCGCTGCGTCGACGAAGACCGATGCGACCGGATACTTCTCGGTCACGGTGGACTCCATCGCCGTCAACAGCATCGTCACCATCCGCGCCAGGTACATCGGCTACGAAGTCGCGGCGATGTCCATGCTGTCGCGGTCGGATACGCTTCGAGTGGCGTTTCGACTCAAGCAGTCCGTCATTGCCCTCTCTGGGGTCGTAACCGGCATGAAGCCGACGGTCACGGGTGTGGCCGAACAGAAGGCCGACAACTTTAACCGGACGCGTGAAACCGCGAACGCCTCTCAGGGCGCGGAGGTGACACGCACCGCAGCCCCCGCCATCGCTCCATCGCCAGCACCGCAGACCCGCGGCGTCGCTGGTGGCATGGCGCGTTCAGTGGGCATGCCCGCTCCCGCATCGCCGCGCCGCGCTGCGTCGGACGAAGCGCGTCCCCCCCGCCCCTATCCCGGCCAGCCCGGCAACCGCGAGCAGTACGATCGCATCGAGGACAATCCGTTCCTCGGCGTGACGGGCAACCCACTGTCCACCTTCTCCATCGACGTGGACCGGGCATCCTACGGCAACGCGCGCCGCTTTCTGCAGGACGGGCAGCGTCCACCCGCCGACGCGGTGCGCATCGAGGAGTTGATCAACTACTTCCCGTACGAACTGCGTGAACCACGCGGCAACGATCCGGTGGCCATCACCACCGAAGTCACCACCGCCCCGTGGCAGCCACGTCACCAGCTTGTGCGCATCGCACTGCAGTCGAGGCGCATCGAAACGGCATCCCTGCCGCCCAACAATCTCGTGTTCCTCATCGATGTGTCGGGTTCGATGCAGTCGCCAGACAAACTGCCGCTGGTGAAACAGTCGCTGCGTCTGCTGGTGGACCAGATGCGCCCGCAGGACCGCGTGGCCATCGTCGCCTATGCCGGTGCGGCGGGTCTGGTGTTGCCGAGCACCAGTGGTGACGAAAAAGAAACCATCATCCAGGCCATCGAACGGCTCGAAGCCGGTGGTTCAACGGCCGGTGGTGCGGGCATCGAACTCGCCTATCGCACCGCGCGGGAACACTTCATGGACCACGGCAACAACCGCGTCATTCTCGCCTCCGATGGTGACTTCAACGTCGGTGTGAGCAGTGACGGTGAACTCGAACGCCTCATCGAACGCAAGCGCACCGAAGGCACGTACCTGACCATCCTGGGCTTCGGCACGGGCAACTATCAGGACGCGAAGATGGAAAAACTGGCCAAGCGTGGCAACGGCAACTACGGCTACGTCGATGACATCGCAGAAGCCCGCAAGATGCTGGTACGTGAGATGGGCGCGACGCTGCTCACCGTGGCGAACGATGTGAAGTTGCAGGTGGAGTTCAATCCACGCCGGGTGCAGGCCTATCGCCTCATCGGCTACGAAGATCGTCTGCTGCGCACCGAAGACTTCACCGACGATCGCAAGGATGCGGGCGACCTGGGTGCGGGACACCAGGTGACGGCGCTGTACGAGATCGTGCCGGTCGGCGTGCAAGGCACGGTCAGGCTGCAGGACACCGAAGCGCGTCGCTATGAACCCGTCACCGGCGAGGCACGCAGCAGCACGGCCACCAGCGACGAACTGCTGTTCGTGAAGCTGCGGTACAAGCGGCCAGGCGAATCGACCAGCCGACTGATCACGCATCCGGTGCCGGCGCGCACGGTGCGTGGCAGCGACGACATGCGCTTTGCGAGCAGTGTGGCGGCGTTCGGCATGCTGCTGCGTGAATCACCGTATGCCGGAAACACCAGCGCCGCGCAGGTCCTGGAGCAGGCCCGCGCGGCGCTGGGAGAGGATGACGGCGGCTATCGCGCCGAATTCATCCGGTTGGTGGAGCGGTACCGTTCGATCAACGCTGGCGGGCGGCGTTGA
- a CDS encoding ABC transporter permease: protein MVDRKFLAVVRREYLERVRTRWFLIATIFGPVLFGSLMVLPALIASRDKGAADASNIVIIDATGTNLGTRVSTQLAGGVTAGDRSARVVPVTSSGIAAAESLATADVMQERAKGYLIVDSVSLTTGRARYAGSNTTAIFDMQRLERALQRELFSIRLESAGVDPDVGRSLTGVSATISTERLTKQGRGGSGQLNFIVGLAVAMTLYMTIFIYGLNVLRGVLEEKQTRVAEVVLASIPATRLLAGKVVGVGAVGFTQIVLWMVIGVVMYHVRAPILASFGVTSAPLNIPDVGFSTAFTLLGFFVLGFMFYAGLFAAVGATINSEQEAQQAQMPVVLLLIASVMFVQNILMQPDGTLSRIMSTLPFSAPIVMPLRMTVAPVPMSQVVMALVSVALGAAFTTWIAGRIYRVGLLMYGKRPTFREMMTWVNRT from the coding sequence ATGGTTGATCGGAAATTTCTCGCCGTGGTGCGTCGTGAGTATCTGGAACGCGTGCGCACACGCTGGTTCCTGATCGCCACCATCTTCGGCCCCGTGCTGTTCGGATCCCTGATGGTGTTGCCGGCACTCATCGCCTCACGCGACAAGGGTGCGGCCGACGCGTCGAACATCGTCATCATCGATGCGACCGGTACCAATCTCGGCACGCGCGTCTCCACGCAACTCGCCGGGGGAGTCACGGCCGGCGACAGATCGGCGCGTGTGGTACCGGTGACATCCAGTGGGATCGCGGCCGCCGAATCGCTGGCCACGGCCGACGTCATGCAGGAACGCGCCAAGGGCTATCTCATCGTGGACAGCGTGTCGTTGACCACGGGCCGTGCCCGCTATGCGGGCAGCAACACCACGGCGATCTTCGACATGCAGCGGCTGGAACGTGCGTTGCAGCGCGAACTGTTTTCGATCCGGCTCGAGAGTGCCGGCGTGGACCCGGATGTGGGCCGATCGCTCACCGGCGTCTCGGCCACCATCAGCACGGAACGTCTGACCAAACAGGGTCGGGGTGGATCGGGTCAGCTCAACTTCATCGTCGGCCTGGCCGTCGCGATGACGTTGTACATGACGATCTTCATCTACGGCCTCAACGTGCTGCGCGGTGTGCTGGAGGAGAAACAGACCCGCGTGGCCGAGGTGGTGCTGGCCAGCATTCCCGCGACCCGGTTGCTGGCCGGCAAGGTGGTGGGCGTTGGCGCGGTCGGGTTCACGCAGATTGTGTTGTGGATGGTGATCGGTGTCGTGATGTACCACGTGCGCGCGCCCATCCTGGCGTCATTCGGTGTCACGAGTGCGCCGCTCAACATTCCCGATGTCGGCTTCTCCACCGCGTTCACGCTGCTCGGCTTCTTCGTGCTGGGCTTCATGTTCTATGCGGGGCTGTTTGCTGCGGTGGGCGCCACCATCAACAGCGAGCAGGAGGCACAGCAAGCGCAGATGCCGGTGGTGCTGTTGTTGATCGCCAGCGTGATGTTCGTGCAGAACATCCTCATGCAACCCGACGGCACCTTGTCGCGCATCATGTCGACCCTGCCGTTCAGTGCTCCGATCGTGATGCCGCTGCGCATGACGGTCGCCCCTGTGCCCATGTCACAGGTGGTCATGGCGCTGGTGTCGGTGGCGCTGGGCGCAGCCTTCACCACCTGGATTGCGGGCCGGATCTATCGGGTGGGGCTGCTCATGTACGGCAAGCGGCCGACATTCCGCGAGATGATGACATGGGTCAACCGCACCTGA